One window of the Dendropsophus ebraccatus isolate aDenEbr1 chromosome 12, aDenEbr1.pat, whole genome shotgun sequence genome contains the following:
- the LOC138768698 gene encoding uncharacterized protein — MEEAHYLEYELQTAVKQQLKCLKEELEELSECSQSDQECVVEKKICVTHLQEKQAAVEQAHRKQISEEHLKLQDQLERGELNGLMKQKLIREHGETIAYLEKTLQQDLEKRNLKLEGERLPEVTHDHPNMDTGAPAGKTNVQNNDHKILSLLTDYINIFHQTEQIAAARITLLGPCLYSSMLPSAGDSCKLLESSPMLNLLKEVDSQLRASAQSAKLLQSDNNLGIKKWKTCFLDALETLTSSFFSYRPAGKEVTWASVGFERCCRTEMKPHHGTPIINSLENSFWDVKDLLSNCKGDLSPIEPEALSARELAIYEYGKYILQLLKLHINIGDLNLHVTSCLPSNSYKGNAFSHSFFYQGTENNLFVSREYLQSVGSFILLVVHCTCHIAVGDFNDDSNPLFRRTLYQALQVCFTEGFLARLQFPSSHSQCIKSEYVNGSKPQEAKLFSQEKLDLLSTLISQKSDTSTFYKPLKNLEKNGCQNEVEAILKNKLTPWKLHFFTNHDPQICDPDEEDYEGRITAEYLQEQLDQLNAELALILKKEADINRNMLDADGQCYHLQMILAEKECLKNRIVKIENKIQLLSSMV, encoded by the exons ATGGAGGAAGCCCATTATCTGGAATACGAACTTCAAACTGCTGTAAAGCAGCAACTTAAATGCCTTAAAGAAGAACTTGAAGAATTATCTGAATGCTCACAGTCTGACCAAGAG TGTGTTGTAGAGAAAAAAATATGTGTAACACATTTACAAGAAAAGCAAGCAGCAGTAGAACAAGCCCATAGAAAGCAGATATCTGAAGAACATCTTAAACTTCAGGACCAGCTAGAACGTGGAGAACTCAATGGACTGATGAAACAG AAACTCATTAGAGAACATGGTGAAACAATTGCATACCTAGAGAAGACTCTTCAACAAGACCTTGAGAAACGGAATCTAAAATTAGAAGGAGAGAGACTCCCAGAAGTTACCCATGACCATCCCAACATGGATACAGGTGCACCAGCTGGAAAGACCAACGTGCAAAACAATGACCACAAAATTCTGTctttactgactgact ATATAAATATATTCCACCAAACAGAACAAATTGCAGCTGCAAGAATAACACTTCTAGGCCCGTGCTTGTATTCCTCCATGCTTCCTTCAG CTGGGGATTCATGCAAACTTCTGGAGTCCTCACCAATGCTAAATCTGCTGAAGGAAGTGGACAGTCAGCTACGAGCAAGTGCCCAGAGTGCAAAACTGCTTCAAAGTGACAATAATCTGGGTATTAAAAAGTGGAAAACATGTTTTTT agatgcattggagaccctgacttccagcTTCTTTAGCTACAGGCCAGCCGGCAAAGAGGTCACGTGGGCGTCAGTGGGATTTGAGCGGTGCTGTAGGACTGAAATGAAGCCGCaccacgggacaccgatcatcaatA GTTTAGAAAATTCATTTTGGGATGTTAAGGATCTATTATCCAACTGCAAAGGTGACCTGTCACCAATAGAACCTGAAGCCCTTTCTGCAAGGGAGCTTGCCATATATGAGTATGGAAAGTACATCTTACAGCTCTTAAAGTTACATATTAAT ATTGGAGATCTCAATTTGCATGTCACATCTTGTCTACCAAGCAATAGTTACAAGGGCAATGCCTTTTCTCACTCTTTCTTTTACCAG GGTACTGAGAACAATCTCTTTGTATCCCGTGAGTATCTCCAGTCTGTTGGAAGCTTTATTCTACTGGTTGTTCACTGCACTTGTCACATTGCTGTTGGGGACTTCAATGACGATTCAAACCCATTGTTCCGGAGAACTCTGTATCAG GCATTACAAGTTTGCTTCACTGAAGGGTTCCTTGCTAGACTCCAGTTCCCGTCATCTCATTCACAGTGTATTAAATCAGAATATGTAAATGGCAGTAAACCACAAGAAGCAAAGCTGTTTAGTCAGGAAAAGTTAGATTTACTGTCGACTTTGATATCACAGAAATCAGACACCTCAACATTTTATAAG CCTCTGAAGAATTTAGAAAAAAACGGTTGTCAGAATGAGGTTGAGGCAATACTCAAGAACAAGCTGACTCCTTGGAAATTGCATTTCTTTACAAACCATGATCCCCAAATCTG TGATCCTGATGAAGAAGATTATGAAGGACGGATTACGGCAGAATACCTTCAGGAACAGCTAGATCAACTCAATGCTGAACTGGCattaatattaaaaaaagaagCTGATATAAATAGGAATATGCTTGATGCGGATGGACAGTGTTACCATTTACAGATGATACTAGCCGAAAAAGAATGCTTAAAAAATAGAATAGTGAAGATAGAAAACAAGATTCAATTATTAAGCAGTATGGTGTAA